The nucleotide window CCGGGGTGGAGAGGCCCTGGGAGCCCTTGATTTCGCCCACCTCGGTCTCGTAGCCTGCCCAGGTCGGGATCAGCGGGCCGAGGCCGATGTTGGTCACGAGGTTTTCCGCGTCGGGCAGGTGCGAGGCGTCGATGGCGATGGAGGTGATGCCCGCGTCGAACAGGGCGGGAATCTCGGTCAGGGCCTGATCGTAGTCGGCCTGTCCCTTGATGAAGTAGTGGTCGGCGTGGATGGCCACGGGCACGGTGATGCCGAGCTTGTTCATCAGCGCGTCCGTGCGGCGGGCGATGTTGAACATGGTCGTGGGGCAGTAGGTGGATTCCGACTTGGCGATCTCGATGATGATGGCGGCGTCGGCCTTCTGCGCGGCCCGCAGCGCGCCTTCGATGACGAAGATGTTGCGTCCGTTGGCCGCGATGGTCATGCATTTGCCCTTTTGGAGCATGGCCTGGTCAACGACCTTGCCGGAGACGATCAGGGCCTTGGAGTTGGGGAAGAGCTTGCAGATGTTCGGCGGCCGTCCGACGGAAAGCGCCTTGTCGAAATTCTTGCTGGCCATGTGTCCTCCTCGGGGCTTGCATCGCCCCTCTTGTATTCGGTGCGGGTCTGCTTCGCCGTGCCGCCCCGGCGGCGCAATGCGTCGTCGCGGGCAACGGCAGCTTGATGATATACATTTTTTTTTGCCGGGCTTCCACCCCCGCGCAGCGGCTCCATCCGATTAATAACGCGGTGTTGTATAGTCCCGGCCTTTGCCGGAGTCCAGCGCTGCGCGCTTGCATTTCACGGTTCGCGGGCCTACCTTGCGCCTTCACCATGACAGACGACAGATCGCGCAAAATGTACGTTTTCCTGCTTGTGCTGACCGTGGCCGCCTACGGCGCGTTCCAGGGCTGGCGCACGCTCTTCAACAACTTCGCCGTGGAAGTCGCCGGGCTGAACGGCGCGCAGATGGGGCTGATCCAGTCCGTGCGCGAGGTGCCGGGCTTCCTGGCCCTGCTCGCGGTCTACGTGCTCTTCATCATCAGCCAGCATCGGCTGGCCGCGCTTTCCGTGGTCGTGCTCGGCCTGGGCGTGAGCATCACGGGCCTTTTGCCCCATTTCGCGGGGCTGACCTTCGCCGTGCTGCTGATGTCCTTCGGCTTCCACTATTTCGAAACCATGAACCAGTCCCTGACGCTGCAATATTTCGGCGTGCGGCAGGCCCCGCTGGTCATGGCGCGGCTGCGCAGCATCGGCGCGGCCACGAACCTCGCGGTGGGCGGGCTGGTCTGGCTCTTGGCCACCACCCTGGGCTTCACGTCCATGTTCGCCGTCATGGGCGCGGCAGCCATGGCGGTCGGGCTCTGGGCCTTGCCGCAGGATCCCACCCGGCAGGATCTGACCCCGCAGCACAAGAAGCTCATTTTTCGGCGCAAATACTGGCTCTTCTACATCCTGACCTTCCTTTCCGGCGGACGGCGGCAGATTTTCGTGGCCTTCGCGGTCTTTCTGCTGGTGCAGCGCTACGGCTACACCGTGCAGCACATCACGCTGCTGTTCGTGCTCAACAACGCGATCAACTGGGCGCTGAACCCGCTGATCGGCCGGGCGGTGAACCGTTTCGGCGAGCGCTGGGTCCTGTCGCTGGAATACGGCAGCCTGATCTTCATCTTCCTGGCCTACGCACTGGTGGACAACGCCTTGGTGGCGGGCGCGCTCTACGTCCTGGACAACATCTTCTTCAACTTCGCCATGGCCATCCGCACCTACTACCAGAAGATCGCGGAACCGGGGGACATGGCCTCGGGCATGGCCGTGGGCTTCACCATCAACCACATCGCGGCGGTCTGCATTCCCGTGCTGGGCGGCCTGGCCTGGATGGTGGACTACCGCACCGTGTTCTTCGGCGCGGCGGGCATGAGCCTTGTCTCCCTGGCGCTTTCCCAGCTCGTGAATCCGCCCGCGCAACAGGAAGAGAGCGAGTCCGATTGACGCGCATCGCCCGAAACGGTTATGTATTTTAATCTTGCGGGCGACACCGGCAGTGGACAGGAGCTGCGCACGTCCGGGCAAGTGATCGGCGCTTTGGGAAATGCGGCAGGCCCGCGAAGCATTGTGCTTGTTTTTCCTGGCCCTTGTCCAAAGGACGCCGCAGAGGGCCATGCCATCGATATCATAGCGGACGCAAGGCGGAGTCGCCACAGGGCCGAGGGCTGATAATGCAGGAGTTGGACAAGTATCCCCGCGTCTTTTTGCAGACCGGCGACTGTTTTTTCGGGGTCATGCCCACTCTGGTGACCACGGTGCTCGGCTCCTGCGTGGCCGTTACGCTGTTCAGCCCGGAAAAGCGCATGAGCGCCATTTGCCACGCCTTCCTGCCGGACAGCAAGGAAGACCGCACCCAGGGGCGCGATCCCCAGACCTGCCGCTATGTGGATACGGCCCTGAGGAACATGCTCGACGCCATGGACAAGCTCGGAGCGCGGCGCTCGGCCCTGGAGGTCAAGATCATCGGCGGCGCGGCCGGGCTCGGAGCGGCCCTGGACAAGGGCAGCAGCTTCCGCATCGGCGAGCGCAACGTGAACATGGCCCGGCGCATCCTCACCGCCGAGGGATTGACCATCTCCAAGGTGGATGTGGGCGGCAACCAGGGCCGCAAGGTGCTGTTTCTTTCCCATACCGGCGAGGCCTGGATCAAGCGCCTGAGCCCCATGGCCGCCGCGCGCGAGACCCTGGGCAAGGGACCGCTGGGACGCAT belongs to Paucidesulfovibrio longus DSM 6739 and includes:
- a CDS encoding MFS transporter gives rise to the protein MTDDRSRKMYVFLLVLTVAAYGAFQGWRTLFNNFAVEVAGLNGAQMGLIQSVREVPGFLALLAVYVLFIISQHRLAALSVVVLGLGVSITGLLPHFAGLTFAVLLMSFGFHYFETMNQSLTLQYFGVRQAPLVMARLRSIGAATNLAVGGLVWLLATTLGFTSMFAVMGAAAMAVGLWALPQDPTRQDLTPQHKKLIFRRKYWLFYILTFLSGGRRQIFVAFAVFLLVQRYGYTVQHITLLFVLNNAINWALNPLIGRAVNRFGERWVLSLEYGSLIFIFLAYALVDNALVAGALYVLDNIFFNFAMAIRTYYQKIAEPGDMASGMAVGFTINHIAAVCIPVLGGLAWMVDYRTVFFGAAGMSLVSLALSQLVNPPAQQEESESD
- a CDS encoding chemotaxis protein CheD, whose product is MQELDKYPRVFLQTGDCFFGVMPTLVTTVLGSCVAVTLFSPEKRMSAICHAFLPDSKEDRTQGRDPQTCRYVDTALRNMLDAMDKLGARRSALEVKIIGGAAGLGAALDKGSSFRIGERNVNMARRILTAEGLTISKVDVGGNQGRKVLFLSHTGEAWIKRLSPMAAARETLGKGPLGRMNGSL